A window of Babesia microti strain RI chromosome III, complete genome contains these coding sequences:
- a CDS encoding mitochondrial import inner membrane translocase subunit TIM23, putative (TIM23) (overlaps_old_locusTagID:BBM_III03535): protein MDDYLSTGHVNNDLSIFKNRKNVRPLQIDRNLYLKGYGRHWGEKLTYSVGLAYGSGLLLGGSYGFFKGVIKGGATRRLYINSILNFCTTFGPKLGNSAACITFLYCGFNHIVKFARNDVDDALNPILAGGLSGAMYKVAKPWKTCLKFTVLNAASFSAIDYALKEWVF from the exons ATGGATGATTACTTATCTACTGGTCATGTCAATAACGATTtgtcaatatttaaaaatcgAAAAAATGTCCGTCCTTTACAAATTGATCGCAATCTCTACCTAAAAGGTTATGGAAGGCATTGGGGCGAAAAACTAACCTATTCGGTGGGTCTAGCTTATGGTTCAg gCTTGCTTCTTGGCGGTTCATATGGGTTTTTTAAAGGCGTAATCAAAGGAGGGGCTACTAGGAGGTTATATATCAACTCAATACTCAACTTTTGCACTACTTTTGGGCCAAAATTGGGGAATTCTGCTGCTTGCATAACATTTTTGTATTGCGGATTTAACCATATTGTTAAGTTTGCAAGGAATGATGTGGATGATGCCCTAAATCCAATTCTAGCTGGCGGATTATCCGGCGCTATGTACAAGGTGGCTAAGCCTTGGAAGACATGTCTCAAATTTACAGTTTTAAATGCAGCTTCCTTTTCTGCAATAGATTATGCACTAAAAGAGTGGGTATTCTAA
- a CDS encoding hypothetical protein (overlaps_old_locusTagID:BBM_III03540) — protein sequence MQATIFKLCVQSFDYPDVISKHVTELLDQHNFSININRHGDLNILVVKGIISYVYRHDVFRVPILIKIYKSYPFVPPIVYIINHIEFRILPNHPNVDENGLITVRYLDNWGKKSKLVELLNILVQNFKKKSPLIKISHKNMPQNDISIHPSKSFQLHSLSQSKIHSQPQLKLSSTIPIFKNAAKYLQIQWHEDNNNIDTIYHGEKERIFYHFQILESWLPTCELLADKIILHKQSNTFLNELSTNTTSIKNELIEILKKTKAKHLRLSNKLRTLNEIKQAILGEENYSKIFTITNNEWWLIIKFVTMELLVDDQINNLFMGLENNLIDAGQFVKYSMRIFYDKYVAKIECETFFNTYNSQ from the exons ATGCAGGCaacaatattcaaattgtgtGTCCAATCCTTCGACTATCCAGATGTCATCAGTAAACACGTAACGGAATTGCTAGATCAACATAACTTTTCGATCAATATca ATAGACATGGTGACCTTAATATACTTGTTGTTAAAGGCATAATTTCATATGTATACAGACACGATGTATTTAGGGTACCAATATTaatcaaaatatacaaatctTACCCATTTGTTCCACCAATTGTCTATATTATAAACCATATAGAATTCAGGATACTACCAAACCATCCTAATGTGGATGAAAACGGACTGATTACTGTTAGGTATCTCGATAATTGGGGGAAGAAATCTAAACTTGTTGAActtttgaatatattggtccaaaatttcaaaaaaaaatctcctctaattaaaatatcgcaTAAAAATATGCCCCAAAATGACATATCAATCCATCCTTCAAAATCTTTTCAATTGCACAGCCTATCCCAATCCAAAATTCACTCACAACCACAGCTAAAACTCAGCTCAACTATAcctatatttaaaaatgcagCTAAATACTTACAAATTCAATGGCATGAggataataataatattgacACGATTTATCATGGTGAAAAGGAACGGATTTTTTACCACTTCCAGATTCTAGAATCATGGCTTCCCACATGTGAATTGTTAgcagataaaattattctcCATAAACAATCCAAC acatttctaaatgaattatcaacaaatacGACCTCCATTAAGAATGAACTCATTGAGATTCTCAAAAAAACCAAGGCTAAACACCTACGATTGTCCAATAAATTACGCACCTTGAATGAAATCAAGCAGGCAATTTTAGGTGAAGAGAATTATTCCAAAATATTCACTATTACTAATAATGAGTGGTGGttgattattaaatttgtaaccATGGAATTGCTGGTAGATGATCAAATAAACAATCTTTTTATGGGTTTGgaaaacaatttgattgatGCTGGTCAATTTGTTAAG tattCAATGAGAATTTTTTACGATAAATACGTGGCAAAAATTGAGTGTGAAACGTTCTTCAATACATACAATTCTCAGTAA
- a CDS encoding glutaredoxin-like protein / Cg6 protein (overlaps_old_locusTagID:BBM_III03545) encodes MAYLLSTCYCNCNYLLMSSLKNNSYYTNEHIRIINETVSYHKIVLFMKGNAREPKCKYSKRALDLLKSAKGQVIKTVNVLESEGVRNGVKIISGYPTFPQLFVNGKFIGGVDTMEQMYHEGKLQGLIQM; translated from the exons ATGGCATATCTTCTCTCCACTTGTTATTGCAATTGCAATTATCTACTCATGTCCAGcctaaaaaataattct TATTACACAAACGAGCACATCAGAATAATCAATGAGACAGTTAGTTACCACAAAATTGTACTTTTTATGAAGGGAAATGCAAGGGAACCCAAGTGCAAATACAGTAAACGGGCATTGGATTTGTTAAAG AGCGCCAAAGGACAGGTAATCAAGACAGTAAATGTGTTGGAGAGTGAAGGGGTTAGGAATGGtgtgaaaattatatctgGTTATCCCACATTCCCCCAGTTATTTGtaaatggcaaatttatcGGTGGTGTGGATACCATGGAACAAATGTATCACGAAGGAAAGTTACAGGGGTTAATTCAAATGTGA
- a CDS encoding hypothetical protein (overlaps_old_locusTagID:BBM_III03550) — MKPCIYLLGLAIHFSTVNTIENISLLRFKDSLVSDDNYGTTPSLMLWSKHNRTTRKDTNSATKVHKPLKVIKSTKVTMPTNSKHGRSVHKRSLKKRSNHRFTQIKSQDLPPNIVKSVDDKSENEDSAMEKIGDKSDDVKSESAGSEYNNENKESSVDDKSAQTDENSLEKSQENKEENDIKDNSAHENYEEEEEEEEEEEEGDKKHHDKNNTSQDESEKGVDDEEYNKHHDKNNKSREEAGKSVDDKKSHNEDAKAKDDTNNPIVSPANGDKVQAYVPSDTLPADQILPCSALDNDLGLDSTDSSEDSKPNNDSSNSNSKDEKTESEIEDGNEEEKEGGEDDDSW; from the exons atgaagccttgtatatatttattaggGTTGGCTATCCATTTTTCCACAGTCAACACTATAGAAAATATATCTCTGTTACGCTTCAAAGATTCTCTCGTTTCCGATGACAACTACGGTACAACCCCCTCTTTAATGCTTTGGAGCAAACACAACCGCACTACTAGGAAAGATACTAATAGTGCTACTAAGGTTCATAAACCTTTGAAGGTCATAAAATCTACTAAAGTAACCATGCCTACTAATAGTAAACATGGGCGATCTGTTCATAAACGTTCCCTAAAGAAGAGATCTAATCACAGGTTCACTCAAATAAAAAGCCAAGACTTACCACCAAATATCGTGAAATCGGTAGATGATAAATCAGAAAATGAAGATTCTGCCATGGAAAAAATTGGTGATAAATCTGATGATGTGAAAAGCGAATCTGCCGGAAGTGAATACAACAATGAAAACAAGGAATCTTCGGTAGACGACAAATCAGCCCAAACTGATGAAAATAGTTTGGAAAAGTCGCAGGAAAATAAAGaagaaaatgatattaaagaTAATTCAGCCCATGAAAATTATGAGGAAGAGGAAGAGGAAGAGGAAGAGGAAGAGGAGGGGGATAAAAAACATCATGACAAAAACAATACGTCACAAGACGAATCTGAAAAAGGTGTAGATGATGAGGAGTATAACAAACACCATGACAAAAACAATAAGTCACGAGAAGAAGCTGGAAAAAGTGTAGATGATAAAAAATCGCATAATGAAGATGCTAAAGCCAAAGATGACACCAACAATCCCATTGTCAGTCCCGCAAATGGAGACAAAGTACAG GCATATGTACCATCAGATACTTTACCAGCAGATCAGATTTTACCGTGTAGCGCCCTTGACAATGATTTAGGTTTAGATTCAACAGATTCCAGTGAG GATTCCAAACCCAATAATGACAGCAGTAATAGTAATAGTAAGGACGAAAAAACTGAAAGCGAGATTGAAGACGGAAATGAGGAGGAGAAAGAAGGAGGGGAAGACGATGATAGTTGGTAA
- a CDS encoding hypothetical protein (overlaps_old_locusTagID:BBM_III03555;~overlaps_old_locusTagID:BBM_III03560) gives MPMSLIERFNIGVRKSFAILNQGLELNDSLYEIKHVHLPMLLKLQPPTGFFDTRQLSSDSCCIFRNTANECPLSGQCLLIILDFDEIIYSAECVDEFLKELSTARKSFHPEQLKLVDNQCINILTDLLHLESVLSYLSISSALDKSLNKEKFVRSLIDILISNFELLNDIIKLHSTITKLNESSLPIYTKANELPTDEEDHVHLLEDHMKSLDLLKIVTCDGKILYHFLDQSRHPPVIIYNDESINLFSELNHIKYQSIILLQTMYCYCDINWYIYTRNMPLVYPTHADDYYHYDRLAAVIGSSDKLNSINNKAKSHKNSIDLQFMALDYGSTTLLPLLQLGIPFLTSEVVALLLLFSQNPEIVQILQKQNVSSQLLQIIEQENGAYFTSVISKIEPINIVTLTKFSTEIENSLKISLIARHSLLLLLKLCDKSDAYLLDKLCKFTIDYLTIFSYDSINKAIQLRDIATTHLSLICKCLNKILPNNSNLSLQRICIELLYILNKFKPNSDVITSCTEIQEFYSELCKFLWLKNLNISSITTSCILLKDVELPVSILDSKSKIIYDKYKLGDLTLFNLIYMLSIGNNFQNEKCQVLLEKLMYDEILVNKYWDIITSGSNVHSVQNWLQDILCNINDDKCIEQQVPVVSNLLSIALVPQFDLTKLQCIYGVYGNILQSLGTLLQSIVEICDFQNSKYCKTIKSILYMYLQLLLLIKYYKTQNTNLLHFVNWKSVIAIMSLKEFHSDYMVLVGISSMILGLVCDIFQVDRFYELGIDLGNSISDYPNSITNLVESSQYVTVMDSLGNIKFQNKFPNDQLNSCENYTYVWNNYQLCKLMICIYVYKTFVHEKAMNVLLELAQQNKVSYSQPHIVSFTNETCTPNVLLDRLNNAATEQQNATREIAHLYSTISKLNRQMAVLAKAYFQADDSLRKVKYDLEQLKTPKTADHNLQVQYEELKFKHEKLLELLGRIEEKLPEAVTICRSKFE, from the exons ATGCCTATGTCACTCATTGAGCGTTTCAATATTGGCGTGAGGAAGTCCTTTGCCATCCTTAACCAAGGTCTAGAATTAAATGACAGTTTATATGAAATAAAACACGTGCATTTGCCGATGTTATTAAAGTTGCAGCCACCGACTGGATTCTTCGATACTCGACAATTATCCAGTGATTCATGTTGCATATTTCGCAATACCGCTAATGAATGTCCCTTATCTGGCCAGTGCCTACTAATCATTCTGGACtttgatgaaataatcTATAGTGCCGAATGTGTAGATGAGTTTCTCAAAGAACTCAGTACGGCTAGGAAATCATTTCATCCAGAACAACTTAAATTGGTTGATAACCAGtgcataaatatattaacagATCTATTACATTTGGAATCCGTGTTATCATACTTATCCATATCTAGTGCCCTGGACAAGTCACTAAATAAGGAGAAATTCGTCCGGTCACtaattgacattttaatatcaaattttgaactGCTTAATGACATCATAAAGCTTCACTCAACAATAACAAAGCTAAATGAATCTAGTCTACCTATATATACTAAAGCAAACGAATTACCTACCGACGAGGAAGACCACGTACACTTGCTAGAGGATCACATGAAATCGTTggatttgttaaaaatagttACATGCGATGGAAAAATACTGTACCACTTTTTGGATCAATCTAGGCACCCCCCggtaattatatataacgATGAatcgataaatttgttcaGTGAGCTTAATCATATAAAATACCAATCAATAATACTGCTTCAGACAATGTACTGCTATTGTGATATCAAttggtatatatatactcGAAACATGCCACTGGTATACCCGACTCACGCGGAtgattattatcattacGACAGACTTGCAGCTGTTATTGGCAGTTCCGATAAACTAAATTCTATTAACAACAAAGCAAAATCCCACAAGAATTCGATTGATCTCCAATTTATGGCACTAGACTACGGTTCAACAACACTTTTACCGCTGCTTCAACTTGGCATACCCTTTTTAACCAGTGAAGTGGTGGCCCTATTGCTATTATTCTCACAAAACCCAGAAATAGTGCAAATACTTCAGAAGCAAAATGTCAGCAGCCAATTATTACAGATTATTGAGCAGGAAAATGGCGCTTATTTTACATCAGtcatatcaaaaattgagCCCATAAACATTGTTACCCTTACCAAATTTAGTactgaaattgaaaattcaCTTAAAATATCTTTGATCGCTAGGCATTCATTGCTACTCTTACTGAAGCTATGTGACAAATCTGATGCCTATTTACTGGATAAACTgtgcaaatttaccattgaTTATCTAACAATCTTTAGTTATGATTCAATAAATAAGGCAATCCAATTAAGGGACATTGCCACTACGCATCTATCGCTCATTTGCAAGTGCttgaataaaatattgccaaataattcaaatttatcgcTGCAAAGAATATGTATCGAgttgttgtatattttgaacAAGTTTAAACCAAATTCTGATGTTATAACTTCTTGCACTGAGATACAAGAATTTTATTCTGAGTTGTGTAAGTTCTTGTGGCtgaaaaatttgaacaTTAGTAGCATAACAACTTCTTGCATACTACTGAAGGATGTAGAATTACCAGTATCTATTCTAGATTCTAAATCTAAgattatttatgataaatACAAACTAGGCGATCTTACCTTGTTTAACCTTATCTACATGTTATCCATtggaaataattttcagaACGAAAAGTGCCAGGTTTTATTGGAGAAATTGATGTATGATGAGATTTTGGTTAATAAATACTGGGATATTATTACTTCTGGAAGCAATGTTCATTCTGTGCAAAATTGGTTACAAGatatattatgtaatatCAACGATGATAAATGCATTGAACAACAAGTGCCAGTAGTGTCTAATTTGTTATCAATCGCATTGGTTCCGCAGTTTGATTTGACCAAATTGCAATGTATATACGGGGTATATGGCAATATTTTGCAATCGTTAGGCACGTTACTACAGTCCATTGTGGAAATT tgcgattttcaaaattccaaatattgtaaaacgATTAAATCAATTCTATATATGTATCTGCAATTGTTACTCCTGATAAAGTATTACAAGACACAGAATACAAATCTATTGCACTTTGTTAATTGGAAATCTGTTATTG CAATCATGTCTTTAAAGGAGTTCCACAGTGATTATATGGTTTTAGTGGGCATTTCATCTATGATTTTGGGGCTCGTTTGCGATATATTCCAGGTCGATCGTTTTTATGAGCTGGGGATTGATTTGGGCAATTCTATCTCAGATTACCCAAATTCAATAACCAATCTTGTTGAATCGTCACAATATGTCACGGTAATGGATTCCCTGggaaatataaaatttcaaaataagTTTCCAAACGATCAACTGAATTCTTGTGAGAATTACACATATGTATGGAATAACTATCAGTTGtgcaaattaatgatatgtatatatgtatataagACATTTGTACATGAAAAAGCAATGAATGTTCTGCTGGAATTGGCGCAGCAGAACAAAGTATCATATTCGCAACCGCATATAGTATCGTTCACCAATGAAACCTGCACTCCAAACGTACTGCTGGATAGG CTCAATAACGCTGCCACAGAACAGCAGAATGCAACCAGAGAAATCGCACACCTCTACTCCACAATATCAAAGCTGAATCGCCAAATGGCAGTTCTAGCAAAGGCTTACTTTCAGGCAGATGATTCTCTAAGG AAAGTAAAGTATGACTTGGAGCAGTTAAAGACCCCTAAGACAGCAGACCATAACTTACAAGTCCAATACGAGGAGCTCAAGTTCAAACATGAA AAACTATTAGAATTGCTGGGTAGAATTGAAGAGAAATTACCCGAGGCAGTGACCATTTGTAGGTCTAAGTTCgaataa
- a CDS encoding hypothetical protein (overlaps_old_locusTagID:BBM_III03565), whose product MDFVFYLRLFVFSSIIPGFYQLSLRSQMSAISLHKTDVKQSKPNLSDEDTGVPISQNQLMSGVDPVNDENPLIVNAPGNVDDESGVNNEEVEASDDVGTYSTNVNPNGAYVGDNEGELTNDSENTQLNTDTETNSNQEGMDGLVSKVDDYDSSDQNFLDMMDDYDSGDQNFLDMMDDDDMFE is encoded by the coding sequence ATGGATTTTGTCTTTTACTTGCGCCTTTTTGTTTTTAGTTCTATTATTCCTGGATTCTACCAGTTATCCCTTAGGTCACAAATGTCAGCAATCTCCTTGCATAAAACGGATGTCAAGCAATCCAAACCAAATTTATCAGATGAAGATACCGGCGTTCCAATTTCACAAAATCAACTTATGAGTGGAGTGGATCCAGTTAATGATGAAAACCCGCTTATTGTAAATGCCCCTGGAAATGTGGATGATGAATCAGGTGTCAACAACGAGGAAGTAGAAGCTTCTGATGATGTTGGTACATATTCAACAAATGTAAATCCTAATGGTGCTTATGTTGGTGACAATGAAGGGGAATTAACTAATGATTCTGAAAATACACAACTTAACACGGATACAGAAACCAATTCTAACCAAGAAGGGATGGATGGGCTCGTGTCTAAAGTTGATGACTATGATAGCAGCGATCAAAACTTCTTAGATATGATGGATGACTATGATAGTGGCGATCAAAACTTCTTAGATATGATGGATGACGATGACATGTTTGAAtga